From the Notolabrus celidotus isolate fNotCel1 chromosome 12, fNotCel1.pri, whole genome shotgun sequence genome, one window contains:
- the LOC117822788 gene encoding B-cell receptor CD22-like encodes MILIILVALPGVWSGSWSVVSKDQCALKGTSVLIQCEYDYPFAHIVTKVEWNKRLQVSGQTRLVPLYQIHSAPGHFRYVGDKWSDCSLRIDNVQYSDEGLYFFHFKTTLNVWRSKNPASLTVTELTAVVHPSTVTEGDKVTLTYVSDCLTPVDVVWFRDGQRVSEQVFQARREDAGRYHCTFLGQDTARSTSVTLNVWYSPRKVMLSVRSSSEVVVKGSSVTFSCSSEANPPVTQSGYSLYKDGHYIGTGDTYTIADVQPSHSGLYHCQAWNNISRTGVNFLKSTEVHLDVQYPPVNIIVSMNPPHVMEGSSVNLTCSSSANPAVENYTWFRRITNSCSSSSSLLQVGSGQVLSLLSVEESHTGLYLCQARNTLGGNNSTEVLLTIRGELHGDQSILVLAGVGVFLLVTLLFAAMLFW; translated from the exons ATGATTCTGATCATTCTGGTAGCTTTGCCAG GTGTGTGGAGTGGAAGCTGGAGTGTGGTCTCCAAAGATCAGTGTGCTTTGAAAGGAACATCAGTGTTGATACAGTGCGAGTATGACTATCCTTTTGCTCATATTGTCACTAAAGTGGAGTGGAATAAAAGACTGCAAGTATCTGGACAGACCAGGCTGGTTCCCCTTTACCAGATCCATTCAGCCCCAGGTCACTTCAGATATGTGGGCGACAAGTGGTCAGACTGCAGTCTGAGGATCGACAATGTTCAATACTCTGATGAAGGATtgtacttttttcattttaagacaACGCTCAATGTATGGAGGAGTAAAAATCCAGCTAGTTTAACTGTCACAG AACTGACTGCTGTTGTTCACCCGAGCACtgtgacagagggagacaaagtCACGCTGACTTATGTGTCAGACTGTCTTACTCCTGTAGACGTGGTCTGGTTCAGAGACGGACAACGTGTTTCAGAACAAGTTTTCCAGGCCAGAAGAGAGGATGCTGGGAGGTATCACTGTACCTTCCTGGGACAAGATACGGCCAGATCTACATCTGTGACTCTCAATGTTTGGT ATTCTCCCAGGAAAGTCATGCTGTCAGTGAGGTCCTCGTCAGAAGTCGTTGTTAAAGGTAGCTCAGTGACTTTCAGCTGCAGCAGTGAAGCAAACCCACCTGTGACCCAAAGTGGATACAGCCTGTACAAAGATGGACATTATATTGGTACTGGAGACACTTACACCATCGCTGACGTCCAGCCGAGCCACAGTGGACTGTACCACTGTCAGGCCTGGAATAACATCAGCAGGACAGGAGTCAACTTTTTGAAGTCTACTGAGGTTCACCTTGATGTTCAGT ACCCTCCAGTGAACATTATCGTGTCAATGAACCCTCCTCATGTTATGGAGGGCAGCAGCGTGAATCtgacctgcagcagctctgctaACCCTGCAGTAGAAAACTACACCTGGTTCAGGAGGATAACTAACTcctgctccagctccagctctctGCTCCAGGTGGGCTCAGGACAGGTGCTGTCTCTGCTTTCTGTGGAGGAGTCCCACACTGGACTCTACCTCTGCCAGGCCAGGAACACACTGGGGGGAAACAACTCAACTGAGGTGCTGCTAACTATAAGGGGAGAACTACATG GCGATCAGTCCATTCTCGTCTTAGCTGGAGTCGGAGTCTTTCTCTTAGTGACGCTGTTGTTTGCTGCTATGTTGTTCTGGTAA